One part of the Candidatus Zixiibacteriota bacterium genome encodes these proteins:
- a CDS encoding lactate racemase domain-containing protein encodes MNVDIRYGSGILSIPVPSNSTVDFIGKQDGLQFPVVGERAFKTAFLQSDGPSYLSHESPLVVVNDGFRNTPTSIVLEWLKNLAPGFLKRARFLISTGTHTPPTLLHLQSIFGPLYEDIKDRVFIHDCRTSDMVLVGQDYFKHNFYINSLAASADKTIIVGSVEPHYFAGFTGGRKSFFPGLTDFATIERNHNLANSMEARPLRLKGNPVAEHLQSLMESFRSSNVLSIQAVIDSNEQMVGCFVNDMLASFSQAVDLALEVYAHEVSKPYDLVICELYPPLDANLYQAQKGLENAQAGVVDGGNIIVAAACQEGIGSEHFFNLALQWDKERNQARDGISRFGSHKLSRVNLLSRRIGIYLHSDLDDDIVRQVFYEPIHDITAFISALSENKKLRIAVVRNAGHTVLRVD; translated from the coding sequence ATGAATGTCGATATCCGATACGGAAGCGGCATTCTCAGCATTCCTGTCCCTTCCAATTCCACCGTCGATTTTATTGGTAAACAGGACGGCCTGCAGTTTCCAGTTGTTGGTGAGCGCGCTTTCAAGACTGCCTTTCTTCAGAGTGATGGACCCAGTTATCTTTCTCATGAATCTCCGCTCGTTGTGGTCAATGACGGCTTTCGCAACACCCCCACATCGATAGTTCTCGAATGGCTTAAAAATCTTGCCCCTGGATTTTTGAAACGCGCAAGATTTCTGATTTCGACAGGAACCCATACCCCTCCGACATTGCTTCATTTGCAATCAATTTTTGGTCCTCTATATGAAGATATTAAAGACAGAGTCTTTATCCATGACTGCCGAACCAGCGACATGGTTTTGGTCGGTCAGGATTACTTCAAACACAATTTCTATATCAACTCGCTTGCCGCGTCGGCTGATAAAACTATCATCGTTGGCTCGGTAGAGCCCCACTATTTTGCGGGTTTTACCGGCGGAAGAAAATCATTTTTCCCCGGTCTAACAGATTTTGCCACGATCGAGCGCAATCATAACCTTGCCAATTCAATGGAAGCCCGCCCGCTTAGGTTAAAAGGTAATCCGGTGGCAGAACACCTTCAGTCACTCATGGAGAGCTTTCGCTCATCAAATGTTCTTTCTATCCAGGCCGTGATTGATTCCAATGAGCAAATGGTTGGTTGTTTTGTCAATGATATGCTCGCCAGCTTTTCTCAGGCGGTCGACTTGGCTCTTGAAGTATATGCCCATGAGGTATCCAAACCTTACGATTTGGTTATCTGTGAGCTGTATCCTCCGCTTGACGCAAATCTATATCAGGCTCAAAAAGGGCTGGAAAATGCCCAAGCCGGAGTTGTCGATGGCGGCAATATTATAGTCGCGGCTGCCTGCCAGGAAGGGATCGGCTCAGAGCATTTCTTCAATCTGGCTCTTCAATGGGACAAGGAGAGGAATCAGGCCCGCGACGGCATTTCCCGCTTCGGGTCTCACAAATTATCGAGAGTTAATTTGCTGAGTCGAAGAATAGGTATCTATTTGCATTCAGATTTAGATGATGACATCGTCAGGCAGGTCTTCTATGAACCAATACATGATATAACTGCTTTTATTTCTGCTCTTTCAGAGAATAAGAAGTTACGCATTGCGGTTGTCAGAAATGCGGGTCATACCGTCCTTCGTGTTGATTAA